One genomic window of Quercus lobata isolate SW786 chromosome 9, ValleyOak3.0 Primary Assembly, whole genome shotgun sequence includes the following:
- the LOC115959100 gene encoding 50S ribosomal protein L11, chloroplastic-like, giving the protein MASSSFSTLHLTTPTTLSSSSSTSNTNNNVRKLSSSLFSSPISISSFSSNPNNAFHFLNNKLVSPTPRRLSVIAMAPPKPGGKSKKVVGMIKLALEAGKATPAPPVGPALGSKGVNIMAFCKDYNARTADKPGYVIPVEITVYDDRSFTFILKTPPASVLLLKAAGVEKGSKDPKMEKVGKVTIEQLRTIAAEKLPDLNCTTIESAMRIIAGTAANMGIDIDPPVLEPKKKEELV; this is encoded by the exons ATGGCGTCTTCTTCCTTCTCCACTCTTCATCTCACTACTCCAAcaaccctttcttcttcttcttccacctCCAACACCAACAACAATGTTCGGaagctttcttcttctcttttctcttcacCCATCTCCATTTCCAGCTTCTCTTCAAACCCCAACAACGCTTTCCATTTCCTCAACAACAAACTTGTTTCTCCCACTCCAAGGCGTCTCTCTGTCATCGCTATGGCTCCTCCTAAGCCCGGTGGCAAATCCAAGAAAG TGGTGGGAATGATAAAGCTGGCTCTAGAGGCAGGGAAGGCGACACCGGCGCCGCCAGTGGGGCCGGCACTGGGTTCCAAGGGTGTGAATATCATGGCTTTCTGTAAGGACTACAATGCCAGGACAGCTGACAAGCCTGGTTACGTTATTCCTGTTGAAATTACTGTCTATGAT gATAGAAGCTTTACTTTCATTTTGAAGACACCCCCTGCTTCAGTTCTGCTCTTAAAAGCCGCAG GCGTAGAGAAAGGTTCTAAAGACCCAAAGATGGAGAAAGTAGGCAAGGTCACCATCGAGCAATTGCGCACAATTGCCGCTGAGAAGCTGCCAGACTTAAATTGCACAACTATTGAATCAGCAATGAGAATTATAGCAGGGACTGCAGCTAACATGGGAATTGATATTGACCCTCCAGTTCTTGAACCCAAAAAGAAGGAGGAACTTGTGTAG